The following proteins are encoded in a genomic region of Cryptomeria japonica chromosome 11, Sugi_1.0, whole genome shotgun sequence:
- the LOC131076324 gene encoding uncharacterized protein LOC131076324 isoform X2 — protein MRALGPASPCDWKHHSGSHADRATEAGYWKTTGRHQTVHSRSTSTGVKKTLSFYKGRPPRGEKTQWMMHEYHLDEKEFKAGAGLQNAFVLCHVLKVKKNELPEKSGGFQSAEMETSDSSLKNRNPSCDEDKSEDRSKQLEEVQTYSSLPHVTEDTAELNMCLGPGKDTINQQVDSMPNGLGSNCEFGWLPSNNNDFPQVPADISFTRPEATDGYLTGEEMDEYIDGAGLIEQILNTCEATDGYFTGEEMDEYIDGAGLIEQILNTCEATDVYLTGEETDEYDEADLLEDILDACEDSQNSDVDQSSPQDSYADISNPHAYQDSQNSNVDHSFPQDSYADISNGNYIELNDFENCDSSLSFDSVYNNGGPGIQLRPRSPALHSYQQDVSSEDTSKRRVRMQVHKMEALAGPNEKYVATTNIHYASSCLGENQIGSMYDPQIQQLLLDTCGEHEHNLEIENSATGNEVINWRDESSWCQEHEVIDPANFSSVFNYADILVSHSLLPTSLQPSAVLNVEPSETIEMSPNTFDTGVKHDTISLNRCQTSFQALSSSKSGTSPPVMSITEKIDKSNISEHACFEGCVVESDKLSVIELLHKSVNSVSENPKALLSQAACLGENSTFVGSLPNSGTLSLVQLEEKSSALNSSEGKLPTSPNEGSRPSNILIKFLGSIPGSPASAMELPATLKSDKHTLGLQDTSNSGSSSNTANSDYVPSSMLKKVSSKGIFEYPRLDTASSELRARSVQESNIVAGGKDKRREAGEDSAGPSPSSVQPRGLSGLFSQLSKRISLRGSHGGVVLTCLFGTAFLFLFFLLSSILGIFASTYSAVAV, from the exons ATGCGAGCCTTGGGACCTGCCAG TCCTTGCGATTGGAAGCATCACAGTGGATCACATGCTGATAGGGCTACTGAAGCTGGGTATTGGAAAACCACAGGAAGGCACCAGACAGTTCACTCTCGGTCAACTTCAACAGGAGTAAAGAAGACTCTAAGTTTCTATAAGGGCAGACCTCCACGTGGAGAAAAAACTCAATGGATGATGCATGAGTACCATCTGGATGAAAAGGAATTCAAGGCAGGAGCTGGTTTGCAg AATGCTTTTGTATTATGCCATGTTCTCAAAGTCAAAAAGAATGAACTTCCAGAAAAAAGTGGTGGATTTCAAAGTGCAGAAATGGAGACGAGTGATTcatctcttaaaaatagaaatcCCTCCTGCGATGAAGACAAGTCTGAAGACAGGTCAAAACAACTAGAAGAGGTTCAAACATATTCAAGTTTACCACATGTGACAGAAGATACTGCTGAACTTAATATGTGTTTAGGACCTGGCAAGGACACAATTAATCAACAG GTTGATTCGATGCCAAATGGTTTAGGATCAAATTGTGAGTTTGGATGGCTTCCAtcaaacaacaatgattttcctcaAGTTCCAGCTGATATAAGCTTTACTAGGCCTGAAGCTACAGATGGATATTTGACTGGTGAAGAAATGGATGAGTATATTGACGGAGCAGGTCTCATAGAGCAAATTCTGAATACATGTGAAGCTACAGATGGATATTTTACTGGTGAAGAAATGGATGAGTATATTGACGGAGCAGGTCTCATAGAGCAAATTCTGAATACATGTGAAGCTACAGATGTATATTTGACTGGTGAAGAAACGGATGAGTATGACGAAGCAGATCTCTTAGAGGACATTCTGGATGCATGTGAGGATTCCCAGAATTCTGATGTGGATCAATCTTCCCCTCAGGATAGCTATGCTGACATCTCGAATCCACATGCATATCAAGATTCCCAGAATTCTAATGTGGATCATTCTTTCCCTCAGGATAGCTATGCTGACATCTCAAATGGTAATTATATAGAACTTAATGACTTTGAGAATTGTGATTCTTCTCTTTCGTTTGATAGTGTATACAACAATGGTGGTCCTGGAATCCAATTACGACCTCGCAGTCCAGCATTACATAGTTATCAGCAAGATGTGTCATCTGAAGATACATCCAAAAGAAGAGTTCGCATGCAGGTGCATAAGATGGAAGCTTTAGCAGGACCAAATGAAAAATATGTAGCAACCACAAACATCCATTATGCATCAAGTTGTTTGGGTGAGAATCAGATTGGTTCCATGTATGACCCACAAATTCAGCAACTGTTGTTAGATACTTGCGGTGAGCATGAACACAATTTAGAG ATTGAAAATTCTGCAACTGGAAATGAAGTGATCAATTGGAGGGATG AGTCTTCTTGGTGTCAAGAACACGAGGTTATAGATCCtgcaaatttcagttcagtttttaATTATGCTGACATCCTTGTCAGTCACAGCTTATTACCAACCTCTCTACAACCATCTGCAGTTTTGAACGTGGAACCTTCAGAAACTATTGAGATGTCACCTAATACATTTGATACAGGCGTGAAACATGACaccatttctttgaatagatgCCAGACATCATTTCAGGCGTTATCATCATCAAAATCTGGGACTTCTCCCCCAGTTATGTCTATCACAGAGAAGATAGACAAATCTAATATAAGTGAACATGCTTGCTTTGAAGGATGTGTTGTGGAGTCAGATAAGTTATCAGTTATAGAGCTTCTCCACAAAAGTGTAAATTCAGTATCTGAAAACCCTAAAGCGCTGCTGTCTCAAGCAGCATGCTTGGGTGAGAACTCAACATTTGTAGGATCCCTACCTAATTCAGGAACTCTTTCCTTGGTTCAGTTAGAGGAGAAGTCATCAGCACTAAATTCATCAGAGGGAAAATTACCGACATCACCTAACGAAGGCTCAAGACCTTCTAATATACTAATAAAGTTTTTGGGCAGTATTCCTGGAAGTCCGGCTTCCGCAATGGAGCTCCCAGCTACTTTGAAATCTGACAAGCACACTCTTGGCCTACAGGATACAAGTAATTCTGGGTCATCCAGTAACACAGCCAATAGTGATTATGTTCCTTCCTCGATGCTGAAAAAAGTGTCCTCCAAAGGAATTTTTGAATATCCTAGATTGGATACAGCCTCATCTGAATTGAGAGCCAGATCTGTTCAAGAATCCAACATTGTGGCGGGCGGTAAAGATAAGAGGAGGGAAGCTGGTGAAGATTCTGCTGGTCCAAGTCCTAGTTCGGTGCAGCCAAGAGGTCTCTCGGGTTTATTCTCTCAACTTAGTAAGAGGATTTCACTGAGAGGTTCGCATGGCGGTGTTGTGCTAACATGCCTTTTTGGTAcggcatttttatttttatttttcttgctgtCAAGCATCTTGGGCATCTTTGCAAGCACTTATTCTGCTGTTGCAGTTTAG
- the LOC131076324 gene encoding uncharacterized protein LOC131076324 isoform X3 produces the protein MDSRVFRFNPSEEELVFDYLKRKNSSIKGDLDWIPEADIFKCEPWDLPDRSFLPNCNNQWYFFSPCDWKHHSGSHADRATEAGYWKTTGRHQTVHSRSTSTGVKKTLSFYKGRPPRGEKTQWMMHEYHLDEKEFKAGAGLQVDSMPNGLGSNCEFGWLPSNNNDFPQVPADISFTRPEATDGYLTGEEMDEYIDGAGLIEQILNTCEATDGYFTGEEMDEYIDGAGLIEQILNTCEATDVYLTGEETDEYDEADLLEDILDACEDSQNSDVDQSSPQDSYADISNPHAYQDSQNSNVDHSFPQDSYADISNGNYIELNDFENCDSSLSFDSVYNNGGPGIQLRPRSPALHSYQQDVSSEDTSKRRVRMQVHKMEALAGPNEKYVATTNIHYASSCLGENQIGSMYDPQIQQLLLDTCGEHEHNLEIENSATGNEVINWRDESSWCQEHEVIDPANFSSVFNYADILVSHSLLPTSLQPSAVLNVEPSETIEMSPNTFDTGVKHDTISLNRCQTSFQALSSSKSGTSPPVMSITEKIDKSNISEHACFEGCVVESDKLSVIELLHKSVNSVSENPKALLSQAACLGENSTFVGSLPNSGTLSLVQLEEKSSALNSSEGKLPTSPNEGSRPSNILIKFLGSIPGSPASAMELPATLKSDKHTLGLQDTSNSGSSSNTANSDYVPSSMLKKVSSKGIFEYPRLDTASSELRARSVQESNIVAGGKDKRREAGEDSAGPSPSSVQPRGLSGLFSQLSKRISLRGSHGGVVLTCLFGTAFLFLFFLLSSILGIFASTYSAVAV, from the exons ATGGATTCACGGGTCTTTAGATTCAATCCCAGTGAAGAAGAGCTCGTATTTGActatttgaagagaaaaaataGTAGCATTAAGGGAGATCTGGATTGGATTCCTGAGGCGGATATTTTCAAATGCGAGCCTTGGGACCTGCCAG ACAGATCTTTTCTGCCAAATTGTAACAACCAGTGGTATTTTTTTAGTCCTTGCGATTGGAAGCATCACAGTGGATCACATGCTGATAGGGCTACTGAAGCTGGGTATTGGAAAACCACAGGAAGGCACCAGACAGTTCACTCTCGGTCAACTTCAACAGGAGTAAAGAAGACTCTAAGTTTCTATAAGGGCAGACCTCCACGTGGAGAAAAAACTCAATGGATGATGCATGAGTACCATCTGGATGAAAAGGAATTCAAGGCAGGAGCTGGTTTGCAg GTTGATTCGATGCCAAATGGTTTAGGATCAAATTGTGAGTTTGGATGGCTTCCAtcaaacaacaatgattttcctcaAGTTCCAGCTGATATAAGCTTTACTAGGCCTGAAGCTACAGATGGATATTTGACTGGTGAAGAAATGGATGAGTATATTGACGGAGCAGGTCTCATAGAGCAAATTCTGAATACATGTGAAGCTACAGATGGATATTTTACTGGTGAAGAAATGGATGAGTATATTGACGGAGCAGGTCTCATAGAGCAAATTCTGAATACATGTGAAGCTACAGATGTATATTTGACTGGTGAAGAAACGGATGAGTATGACGAAGCAGATCTCTTAGAGGACATTCTGGATGCATGTGAGGATTCCCAGAATTCTGATGTGGATCAATCTTCCCCTCAGGATAGCTATGCTGACATCTCGAATCCACATGCATATCAAGATTCCCAGAATTCTAATGTGGATCATTCTTTCCCTCAGGATAGCTATGCTGACATCTCAAATGGTAATTATATAGAACTTAATGACTTTGAGAATTGTGATTCTTCTCTTTCGTTTGATAGTGTATACAACAATGGTGGTCCTGGAATCCAATTACGACCTCGCAGTCCAGCATTACATAGTTATCAGCAAGATGTGTCATCTGAAGATACATCCAAAAGAAGAGTTCGCATGCAGGTGCATAAGATGGAAGCTTTAGCAGGACCAAATGAAAAATATGTAGCAACCACAAACATCCATTATGCATCAAGTTGTTTGGGTGAGAATCAGATTGGTTCCATGTATGACCCACAAATTCAGCAACTGTTGTTAGATACTTGCGGTGAGCATGAACACAATTTAGAG ATTGAAAATTCTGCAACTGGAAATGAAGTGATCAATTGGAGGGATG AGTCTTCTTGGTGTCAAGAACACGAGGTTATAGATCCtgcaaatttcagttcagtttttaATTATGCTGACATCCTTGTCAGTCACAGCTTATTACCAACCTCTCTACAACCATCTGCAGTTTTGAACGTGGAACCTTCAGAAACTATTGAGATGTCACCTAATACATTTGATACAGGCGTGAAACATGACaccatttctttgaatagatgCCAGACATCATTTCAGGCGTTATCATCATCAAAATCTGGGACTTCTCCCCCAGTTATGTCTATCACAGAGAAGATAGACAAATCTAATATAAGTGAACATGCTTGCTTTGAAGGATGTGTTGTGGAGTCAGATAAGTTATCAGTTATAGAGCTTCTCCACAAAAGTGTAAATTCAGTATCTGAAAACCCTAAAGCGCTGCTGTCTCAAGCAGCATGCTTGGGTGAGAACTCAACATTTGTAGGATCCCTACCTAATTCAGGAACTCTTTCCTTGGTTCAGTTAGAGGAGAAGTCATCAGCACTAAATTCATCAGAGGGAAAATTACCGACATCACCTAACGAAGGCTCAAGACCTTCTAATATACTAATAAAGTTTTTGGGCAGTATTCCTGGAAGTCCGGCTTCCGCAATGGAGCTCCCAGCTACTTTGAAATCTGACAAGCACACTCTTGGCCTACAGGATACAAGTAATTCTGGGTCATCCAGTAACACAGCCAATAGTGATTATGTTCCTTCCTCGATGCTGAAAAAAGTGTCCTCCAAAGGAATTTTTGAATATCCTAGATTGGATACAGCCTCATCTGAATTGAGAGCCAGATCTGTTCAAGAATCCAACATTGTGGCGGGCGGTAAAGATAAGAGGAGGGAAGCTGGTGAAGATTCTGCTGGTCCAAGTCCTAGTTCGGTGCAGCCAAGAGGTCTCTCGGGTTTATTCTCTCAACTTAGTAAGAGGATTTCACTGAGAGGTTCGCATGGCGGTGTTGTGCTAACATGCCTTTTTGGTAcggcatttttatttttatttttcttgctgtCAAGCATCTTGGGCATCTTTGCAAGCACTTATTCTGCTGTTGCAGTTTAG
- the LOC131076324 gene encoding uncharacterized protein LOC131076324 isoform X1: MDSRVFRFNPSEEELVFDYLKRKNSSIKGDLDWIPEADIFKCEPWDLPDRSFLPNCNNQWYFFSPCDWKHHSGSHADRATEAGYWKTTGRHQTVHSRSTSTGVKKTLSFYKGRPPRGEKTQWMMHEYHLDEKEFKAGAGLQNAFVLCHVLKVKKNELPEKSGGFQSAEMETSDSSLKNRNPSCDEDKSEDRSKQLEEVQTYSSLPHVTEDTAELNMCLGPGKDTINQQVDSMPNGLGSNCEFGWLPSNNNDFPQVPADISFTRPEATDGYLTGEEMDEYIDGAGLIEQILNTCEATDGYFTGEEMDEYIDGAGLIEQILNTCEATDVYLTGEETDEYDEADLLEDILDACEDSQNSDVDQSSPQDSYADISNPHAYQDSQNSNVDHSFPQDSYADISNGNYIELNDFENCDSSLSFDSVYNNGGPGIQLRPRSPALHSYQQDVSSEDTSKRRVRMQVHKMEALAGPNEKYVATTNIHYASSCLGENQIGSMYDPQIQQLLLDTCGEHEHNLEIENSATGNEVINWRDESSWCQEHEVIDPANFSSVFNYADILVSHSLLPTSLQPSAVLNVEPSETIEMSPNTFDTGVKHDTISLNRCQTSFQALSSSKSGTSPPVMSITEKIDKSNISEHACFEGCVVESDKLSVIELLHKSVNSVSENPKALLSQAACLGENSTFVGSLPNSGTLSLVQLEEKSSALNSSEGKLPTSPNEGSRPSNILIKFLGSIPGSPASAMELPATLKSDKHTLGLQDTSNSGSSSNTANSDYVPSSMLKKVSSKGIFEYPRLDTASSELRARSVQESNIVAGGKDKRREAGEDSAGPSPSSVQPRGLSGLFSQLSKRISLRGSHGGVVLTCLFGTAFLFLFFLLSSILGIFASTYSAVAV; the protein is encoded by the exons ATGGATTCACGGGTCTTTAGATTCAATCCCAGTGAAGAAGAGCTCGTATTTGActatttgaagagaaaaaataGTAGCATTAAGGGAGATCTGGATTGGATTCCTGAGGCGGATATTTTCAAATGCGAGCCTTGGGACCTGCCAG ACAGATCTTTTCTGCCAAATTGTAACAACCAGTGGTATTTTTTTAGTCCTTGCGATTGGAAGCATCACAGTGGATCACATGCTGATAGGGCTACTGAAGCTGGGTATTGGAAAACCACAGGAAGGCACCAGACAGTTCACTCTCGGTCAACTTCAACAGGAGTAAAGAAGACTCTAAGTTTCTATAAGGGCAGACCTCCACGTGGAGAAAAAACTCAATGGATGATGCATGAGTACCATCTGGATGAAAAGGAATTCAAGGCAGGAGCTGGTTTGCAg AATGCTTTTGTATTATGCCATGTTCTCAAAGTCAAAAAGAATGAACTTCCAGAAAAAAGTGGTGGATTTCAAAGTGCAGAAATGGAGACGAGTGATTcatctcttaaaaatagaaatcCCTCCTGCGATGAAGACAAGTCTGAAGACAGGTCAAAACAACTAGAAGAGGTTCAAACATATTCAAGTTTACCACATGTGACAGAAGATACTGCTGAACTTAATATGTGTTTAGGACCTGGCAAGGACACAATTAATCAACAG GTTGATTCGATGCCAAATGGTTTAGGATCAAATTGTGAGTTTGGATGGCTTCCAtcaaacaacaatgattttcctcaAGTTCCAGCTGATATAAGCTTTACTAGGCCTGAAGCTACAGATGGATATTTGACTGGTGAAGAAATGGATGAGTATATTGACGGAGCAGGTCTCATAGAGCAAATTCTGAATACATGTGAAGCTACAGATGGATATTTTACTGGTGAAGAAATGGATGAGTATATTGACGGAGCAGGTCTCATAGAGCAAATTCTGAATACATGTGAAGCTACAGATGTATATTTGACTGGTGAAGAAACGGATGAGTATGACGAAGCAGATCTCTTAGAGGACATTCTGGATGCATGTGAGGATTCCCAGAATTCTGATGTGGATCAATCTTCCCCTCAGGATAGCTATGCTGACATCTCGAATCCACATGCATATCAAGATTCCCAGAATTCTAATGTGGATCATTCTTTCCCTCAGGATAGCTATGCTGACATCTCAAATGGTAATTATATAGAACTTAATGACTTTGAGAATTGTGATTCTTCTCTTTCGTTTGATAGTGTATACAACAATGGTGGTCCTGGAATCCAATTACGACCTCGCAGTCCAGCATTACATAGTTATCAGCAAGATGTGTCATCTGAAGATACATCCAAAAGAAGAGTTCGCATGCAGGTGCATAAGATGGAAGCTTTAGCAGGACCAAATGAAAAATATGTAGCAACCACAAACATCCATTATGCATCAAGTTGTTTGGGTGAGAATCAGATTGGTTCCATGTATGACCCACAAATTCAGCAACTGTTGTTAGATACTTGCGGTGAGCATGAACACAATTTAGAG ATTGAAAATTCTGCAACTGGAAATGAAGTGATCAATTGGAGGGATG AGTCTTCTTGGTGTCAAGAACACGAGGTTATAGATCCtgcaaatttcagttcagtttttaATTATGCTGACATCCTTGTCAGTCACAGCTTATTACCAACCTCTCTACAACCATCTGCAGTTTTGAACGTGGAACCTTCAGAAACTATTGAGATGTCACCTAATACATTTGATACAGGCGTGAAACATGACaccatttctttgaatagatgCCAGACATCATTTCAGGCGTTATCATCATCAAAATCTGGGACTTCTCCCCCAGTTATGTCTATCACAGAGAAGATAGACAAATCTAATATAAGTGAACATGCTTGCTTTGAAGGATGTGTTGTGGAGTCAGATAAGTTATCAGTTATAGAGCTTCTCCACAAAAGTGTAAATTCAGTATCTGAAAACCCTAAAGCGCTGCTGTCTCAAGCAGCATGCTTGGGTGAGAACTCAACATTTGTAGGATCCCTACCTAATTCAGGAACTCTTTCCTTGGTTCAGTTAGAGGAGAAGTCATCAGCACTAAATTCATCAGAGGGAAAATTACCGACATCACCTAACGAAGGCTCAAGACCTTCTAATATACTAATAAAGTTTTTGGGCAGTATTCCTGGAAGTCCGGCTTCCGCAATGGAGCTCCCAGCTACTTTGAAATCTGACAAGCACACTCTTGGCCTACAGGATACAAGTAATTCTGGGTCATCCAGTAACACAGCCAATAGTGATTATGTTCCTTCCTCGATGCTGAAAAAAGTGTCCTCCAAAGGAATTTTTGAATATCCTAGATTGGATACAGCCTCATCTGAATTGAGAGCCAGATCTGTTCAAGAATCCAACATTGTGGCGGGCGGTAAAGATAAGAGGAGGGAAGCTGGTGAAGATTCTGCTGGTCCAAGTCCTAGTTCGGTGCAGCCAAGAGGTCTCTCGGGTTTATTCTCTCAACTTAGTAAGAGGATTTCACTGAGAGGTTCGCATGGCGGTGTTGTGCTAACATGCCTTTTTGGTAcggcatttttatttttatttttcttgctgtCAAGCATCTTGGGCATCTTTGCAAGCACTTATTCTGCTGTTGCAGTTTAG